The following proteins are co-located in the Leptospira weilii genome:
- a CDS encoding fatty acid desaturase CarF family protein: MQSEPTQLQKPDLTIHRIFETLSVVAFVLLSIYLGYQLARIFSNAFVSHFYLVWIVPLVALFSWLGADFISGLVHFLGDSVGSEKTPIFGPAFIFPFRDHHVDPKGITRHDFIETNGNNCLVSLPILIYYVFFWESGSLLSFLLAVFWFFLLWGIFATNQIHKWAHQDSPFAFIQTLQKYKLILGPEHHKIHHTSPYDTYFCITTGWLNPILKFLKFYESLRWILRIPSPVKLETISEK; the protein is encoded by the coding sequence ATGCAATCAGAACCAACTCAACTTCAAAAACCGGATCTAACAATTCATAGAATTTTCGAGACATTGAGCGTCGTCGCTTTCGTTTTACTTTCGATTTATCTCGGTTATCAACTTGCCCGGATCTTTTCGAATGCGTTCGTATCTCATTTTTACTTGGTTTGGATCGTACCTTTGGTGGCCTTGTTTTCCTGGCTCGGAGCCGATTTTATTTCGGGATTGGTCCACTTTTTAGGAGATAGCGTGGGTTCTGAAAAAACCCCTATTTTCGGACCTGCGTTTATTTTTCCTTTTAGAGATCATCACGTGGATCCGAAGGGAATCACGAGACATGATTTTATAGAAACCAACGGAAACAATTGTTTGGTCTCTTTGCCTATTTTAATATATTATGTTTTCTTTTGGGAATCGGGCAGCTTGTTAAGTTTCTTACTCGCCGTGTTTTGGTTCTTTCTCCTTTGGGGAATTTTTGCGACCAACCAGATTCATAAATGGGCGCACCAGGATTCTCCTTTCGCCTTTATACAAACTTTACAAAAATATAAACTGATTCTAGGTCCGGAACATCATAAGATTCATCATACTTCTCCCTACGATACGTATTTTTGTATCACTACGGGTTGGTTGAATCCGATTTTGAAATTCCTGAAGTTTTACGAAAGTCTTCGCTGGATTTTAAGAATTCCTTCTCCTGTCAAATTGGAAACAATTTCCGAAAAATGA
- a CDS encoding LA_0991 family prenyltransferase-like protein, with protein MNFKRIFYYWNVLSIDIICGAVASAWFASTTLNTNMKTAFWLLLPTAVWVIYSSDHLIDGWKLKEKSANQRHKFHYKNRIFLSVITGLMAILCFVCGILFLREWVVVVALIIGAFVILHVLFSYLQVSFFWKECSVSVLYTAGIWFAPILSTTKNRSEIWLPCCLFFLTALCNSFVNSYMEREVDQKENAESILRQISPGNLKKSVFVLALIGMGLNLFWIGKNHGSIFPEFFYLSSGYWIPVNILIFENSFQKNQIYRILGEGYFILACLPVIFRKLFPI; from the coding sequence ATGAACTTCAAAAGAATATTCTACTATTGGAATGTTTTAAGTATCGACATCATCTGCGGCGCGGTGGCCTCCGCTTGGTTCGCCTCTACCACTTTAAATACGAACATGAAGACAGCGTTCTGGCTCTTGCTCCCAACTGCGGTTTGGGTGATCTACAGCTCCGATCATCTGATCGACGGCTGGAAGCTAAAGGAAAAAAGCGCGAACCAAAGGCATAAATTTCATTACAAAAATAGAATATTCTTAAGCGTTATCACAGGCCTTATGGCGATCCTTTGTTTTGTTTGCGGAATTCTATTCTTAAGAGAATGGGTGGTTGTAGTCGCTCTAATTATAGGAGCTTTCGTAATTTTGCACGTTCTCTTTTCCTATCTTCAAGTTTCCTTTTTCTGGAAAGAATGCTCGGTATCGGTTCTTTACACTGCGGGAATTTGGTTCGCTCCGATTCTATCCACGACAAAAAATCGATCGGAAATCTGGCTTCCTTGCTGTTTATTTTTTTTAACCGCACTTTGTAATTCGTTCGTAAATTCTTATATGGAAAGAGAAGTCGATCAAAAAGAAAACGCCGAATCAATCCTGAGGCAGATTTCACCCGGAAATTTAAAGAAATCCGTCTTCGTATTAGCCTTAATCGGAATGGGATTGAATCTTTTTTGGATCGGAAAAAATCATGGATCGATTTTTCCCGAATTTTTTTATCTGAGTTCGGGTTATTGGATACCGGTCAACATTCTTATTTTCGAAAATTCTTTTCAAAAAAACCAGATTTACAGAATCCTCGGCGAAGGTTATTTTATCCTCGCTTGTTTACCCGTCATTTTTCGGAAATTGTTTCCAATTTGA
- a CDS encoding mechanosensitive ion channel family protein, producing MDWNEIQTWIPKDFILELGRATGIFLFVLLFGYILGDRIVPKFSELFFQNKLQNSHPLYKAGRKSVRLLFFLFGTFLFLKFLKLPFGSEEFIFLSYRIVSIILLTFSSVHLFSAAFEAYSEKTEGLISSASIINNVTRIILFAVGILLILQSLGIPIAPILGALGVGGLAVALGLQPTFSNLFSGLNILLGKQLKKGDYVRLQGEGMEGHVQDITWRSTTIRRFNNSTIVVPNSVMASSVFTRFDLPAKEFSIQIEAGVAYQTDLEKVESMAVDIGNEVLRKFYGSSSTREISFSYQKFDKSSINFKIDLPYHDFTDQVPIKHEFVKLLHSRFQKEGIELRL from the coding sequence ATGGATTGGAATGAAATTCAAACCTGGATCCCCAAAGATTTCATTTTAGAATTAGGAAGAGCGACCGGAATTTTTCTTTTCGTATTACTATTCGGTTATATACTCGGGGACAGAATCGTTCCGAAATTCTCCGAACTTTTCTTTCAGAACAAACTTCAAAATTCACATCCTCTTTATAAAGCGGGCAGAAAAAGTGTCCGTTTATTATTTTTTCTGTTCGGGACCTTTTTGTTTTTAAAGTTTCTAAAACTTCCTTTCGGCTCCGAAGAATTCATATTTTTAAGTTACCGAATTGTTTCGATCATCCTTTTGACTTTTTCTTCCGTTCATCTGTTTTCAGCGGCCTTCGAAGCCTATTCCGAAAAAACGGAAGGACTCATTTCTTCCGCTTCGATTATCAACAACGTAACTCGGATCATTTTATTTGCCGTCGGAATTTTACTGATACTTCAATCTCTCGGCATTCCGATCGCGCCAATTCTGGGAGCACTCGGAGTCGGAGGGCTTGCAGTCGCTCTCGGCTTACAACCGACTTTTTCAAACTTATTTTCGGGCTTAAACATTCTACTCGGCAAACAACTCAAAAAAGGAGACTATGTACGATTGCAGGGAGAGGGAATGGAAGGACATGTGCAGGATATTACTTGGAGAAGCACGACGATCCGCAGATTCAATAACAGCACGATCGTAGTTCCGAACTCTGTCATGGCTTCTTCCGTGTTCACACGCTTCGACTTGCCCGCAAAAGAATTTTCGATTCAGATCGAAGCCGGTGTCGCTTATCAAACAGACTTGGAAAAAGTAGAATCTATGGCCGTCGATATCGGGAATGAAGTCTTAAGAAAATTCTACGGGTCTTCTTCGACCAGGGAAATTTCCTTCTCTTACCAAAAGTTCGATAAAAGTTCGATCAACTTCAAAATCGATCTTCCCTATCACGATTTTACGGACCAAGTTCCGATCAAACACGAATTCGTTAAACTTCTGCATTCCCGTTTTCAAAAGGAAGGAATCGAACTTCGCCTTTAG
- a CDS encoding YceK/YidQ family lipoprotein, with translation MFSKILVSVLILLQLSCNTTAAIVYTFQGKEERIYPYSGTVAALDRYIWGTHPPKPFSESFWSILILIDLPFTLVFDTILLPLTFPYYLYAESGSPGSEEWYYKKWKKRLYTFIAKNASKDILSLILKEKGGEYIDREHLLRSISYLERNIRNLQKEGITLSKDLEYLMSISSNGQMDPELQLKQHVEIVGIIYEQFRDKSTYEETVWEKYFESVWRNYFSTGGFIRNPDVLKKILHEFSDKKDTAVLFKEFATFYSEQEYDKRHFSYFVGSPSSQSSSESFETRSSLELPKTNQEFWKNQIQILLELDGMIRKDFPHLKNSLDPVWKEAISSGVLSYNHFALEKAFQKFPKETKASIGNLFKKALDSDNPDSVQFVGRHISDFSIYFASDRNMILTVLRSPKILEKLLQAGLDPNRIYGFKKNLLVNGRWIDGIEEDTFLILCLEDSNEASINSLQLLLKYGAKTDLAVKRYSLGKESLYSPHTALENPYYDFSRKRKIFTEWMKRRP, from the coding sequence ATGTTTTCTAAGATCCTTGTGTCGGTTTTAATTCTATTACAATTGAGTTGTAATACTACGGCAGCTATTGTATATACTTTCCAGGGAAAAGAAGAGAGAATCTATCCGTATTCCGGGACGGTGGCTGCTTTGGATCGTTATATCTGGGGGACACATCCCCCTAAGCCGTTTTCAGAAAGTTTTTGGAGCATATTGATTCTAATCGATCTTCCTTTTACTTTAGTGTTCGATACCATTCTTTTGCCGTTAACTTTTCCCTATTACTTATATGCGGAATCCGGTTCGCCCGGGTCTGAAGAATGGTATTATAAAAAATGGAAAAAACGACTTTATACTTTTATAGCAAAGAATGCTTCGAAGGACATTCTAAGTTTGATTTTAAAAGAAAAGGGCGGTGAATACATAGATAGAGAGCATTTGCTAAGGTCTATTTCATATCTGGAGAGAAACATTCGGAATTTACAAAAGGAAGGAATTACTCTCAGTAAAGATTTAGAGTATTTGATGTCAATTTCGTCTAACGGACAAATGGATCCGGAGCTGCAATTGAAACAGCACGTTGAAATTGTAGGTATAATCTATGAACAATTCAGAGATAAATCTACGTATGAGGAAACTGTATGGGAAAAATATTTTGAAAGCGTATGGAGAAATTATTTTTCTACAGGGGGTTTCATTCGTAATCCGGATGTTTTAAAGAAAATTTTACACGAATTTTCAGATAAAAAAGACACCGCTGTTTTATTCAAAGAGTTTGCCACTTTTTACTCGGAGCAGGAATACGATAAGCGGCACTTCTCCTATTTTGTAGGAAGTCCTAGTTCTCAAAGTTCTTCTGAATCTTTCGAAACCCGTTCAAGCTTAGAACTTCCGAAAACGAATCAAGAATTTTGGAAGAATCAAATTCAAATTTTATTGGAACTGGATGGAATGATTCGTAAGGATTTTCCTCATTTGAAAAATAGTTTGGATCCGGTTTGGAAAGAAGCAATTTCATCCGGAGTTCTCTCTTATAATCATTTTGCTTTGGAAAAAGCGTTTCAAAAGTTTCCGAAAGAAACAAAAGCCTCTATTGGAAATTTATTTAAAAAAGCGTTAGATAGCGATAATCCTGATTCCGTACAGTTTGTGGGAAGACACATTTCCGATTTCAGTATCTATTTTGCATCCGATCGAAATATGATCCTTACCGTTCTGAGATCCCCTAAGATACTGGAAAAATTGTTACAAGCGGGACTGGATCCGAATCGGATCTATGGATTTAAAAAAAACCTATTGGTTAACGGTCGCTGGATTGATGGGATTGAAGAAGATACTTTTTTGATTCTTTGTTTAGAGGATAGCAATGAAGCATCCATAAATTCGTTGCAATTATTATTGAAGTACGGAGCCAAAACGGACTTAGCGGTGAAACGATATTCTTTGGGAAAAGAATCCTTATACAGTCCTCACACTGCCTTGGAGAATCCTTATTATGATTTTTCTCGTAAACGTAAGATATTTACGGAATGGATGAAAAGACGACCTTAG
- a CDS encoding energy transducer TonB yields the protein MERSSSIIAVLRRGKLRRWIDRYRIEFFLSVSFFLQMFVLFFWYTPSVEFNRLDRLVDEVAFVDNLVIQEPNVGEAADDGEFEVTDTIKKKEDPRIAGAQDAIISGATTPVDLTPNVVPDYPSEARSAGITGTSTLELIIADNGQVLRVRSVGKSLGFGLEEAAINAFYKKRYSPSVLDGKPITVKVLIPVRFSLY from the coding sequence ATGGAAAGATCCAGTTCCATAATCGCCGTTCTTAGAAGGGGAAAACTCCGAAGATGGATCGATCGATATCGGATAGAATTTTTTCTTTCCGTCTCCTTTTTTCTCCAGATGTTCGTTCTGTTTTTTTGGTATACGCCTTCCGTCGAATTCAATCGATTGGATCGGCTCGTAGACGAGGTAGCGTTCGTCGACAATTTAGTTATACAAGAACCGAACGTAGGAGAAGCGGCCGACGACGGAGAATTCGAAGTAACCGATACGATTAAAAAGAAAGAAGATCCCAGAATCGCAGGAGCGCAAGACGCGATTATTTCAGGGGCAACAACCCCCGTGGACCTGACACCGAATGTCGTTCCCGACTATCCCTCGGAAGCCAGATCCGCCGGTATCACTGGAACTTCCACTCTCGAGTTAATTATTGCCGATAACGGACAAGTATTAAGAGTCCGGTCCGTCGGGAAATCTCTCGGGTTCGGCTTGGAAGAAGCGGCAATAAACGCCTTCTATAAAAAAAGATATTCCCCTTCCGTTCTTGACGGAAAACCGATCACGGTAAAAGTTCTCATTCCGGTTAGATTTAGTCTTTATTAA
- a CDS encoding ExbD/TolR family protein — MSLKKKKNPPSIPVSSMADIAFLLLVFFMVTSVLDTDPDLPILLPDVPGGEQLNKKIANLYLSADKDKAVYFNQVRMPLNEAINHVRAKLSTTPDLKVLIHADKNLPYAELDNAFEFLKEVGALKISLVTKTTQGGGL, encoded by the coding sequence ATGAGTTTAAAGAAGAAAAAAAATCCACCTTCAATTCCAGTCAGCTCGATGGCGGATATCGCCTTTTTACTTTTGGTTTTTTTCATGGTTACTTCTGTTTTAGATACGGATCCGGATCTACCAATCCTTCTTCCGGACGTTCCAGGCGGAGAACAGTTAAACAAAAAAATCGCGAACTTATATCTTAGCGCCGATAAGGACAAAGCGGTCTATTTCAATCAGGTTAGAATGCCTCTGAACGAAGCGATCAATCACGTAAGAGCGAAACTCTCAACGACTCCCGATCTTAAGGTTTTGATTCACGCCGATAAAAATTTACCTTATGCCGAACTGGACAACGCATTCGAATTCTTGAAGGAAGTCGGAGCGTTAAAAATTTCTCTCGTCACAAAGACTACACAAGGCGGAGGTCTTTGA
- a CDS encoding ExbD/TolR family protein has product MIRIKKKRNLEEISASSMSDIAFLLLVFFMVTAVFFVKEGLNIQLPRKNSNPTLVLRENIYEILITGDLVKMKNQSIGTKEYRNLIDFREELNLMEIPDIENKVALIKTTGETKYGNMLDALSVVQIRGFKQISVKRLK; this is encoded by the coding sequence ATGATCCGAATCAAAAAGAAACGCAATTTAGAAGAAATATCCGCGTCTTCGATGTCGGATATCGCATTTCTCTTACTGGTGTTTTTTATGGTAACAGCGGTATTCTTCGTAAAGGAAGGATTGAACATTCAGCTCCCCAGAAAAAACTCCAATCCGACTTTAGTTCTTCGAGAAAACATCTACGAGATCCTAATTACAGGAGATTTGGTTAAGATGAAGAATCAATCGATCGGAACGAAAGAATATCGCAACCTGATAGATTTCAGAGAAGAGCTCAATCTGATGGAAATTCCCGACATAGAAAACAAAGTCGCACTAATCAAAACCACGGGCGAAACAAAATACGGCAATATGCTGGATGCGTTATCCGTAGTGCAAATCCGAGGTTTTAAACAGATCTCAGTAAAAAGGCTAAAATAA
- a CDS encoding MotA/TolQ/ExbB proton channel family protein has translation MKFSSIKKEFKWAMIVLIISGLISFSTSVSFAQNKTSETTKTEASTPTIQETKTETPVQTKDKSWGFVDLFLLGGWTMYPLAFSSIIALGIILERIYFLATAKLLPKGYNIDLGETMDAKGLNAVQGFLDERKDYKITQVLSGGIDVSSGDAEIFAKGVEREAAEIITVLERGLVILAAVSTIAPLIGFLGTVSGMINAFDAIANADQVNAKVVAGGIKEALITTAAGLIVAIPAMTFHQYLTSRIDGFTSEIEEAANRIYKEFLKRNSQKV, from the coding sequence ATGAAATTTTCCTCTATAAAAAAAGAATTTAAATGGGCAATGATCGTACTGATCATCTCAGGACTCATTTCTTTTTCCACATCCGTATCATTCGCACAAAATAAAACTTCGGAAACAACCAAGACGGAAGCATCCACTCCGACAATCCAAGAAACAAAAACCGAAACACCCGTTCAAACAAAGGATAAAAGTTGGGGATTCGTAGATCTTTTTCTTCTAGGCGGTTGGACTATGTATCCGTTAGCGTTTTCTTCGATCATCGCTTTGGGAATCATCCTTGAAAGAATTTATTTCTTAGCGACCGCGAAACTTCTTCCGAAAGGTTATAATATTGATTTGGGGGAAACTATGGACGCGAAAGGTTTAAACGCCGTCCAAGGTTTTCTTGACGAAAGAAAAGATTACAAGATCACTCAAGTTCTTTCGGGTGGAATCGACGTATCTTCCGGAGACGCTGAAATTTTCGCAAAAGGTGTGGAAAGAGAAGCGGCGGAAATAATTACGGTTTTGGAAAGAGGACTCGTAATTCTTGCGGCGGTATCCACGATCGCTCCTCTAATCGGATTTTTGGGAACGGTTTCCGGTATGATCAACGCGTTCGATGCGATCGCCAACGCTGACCAAGTAAACGCAAAAGTGGTCGCTGGCGGTATCAAAGAAGCATTGATTACGACGGCAGCGGGTTTAATCGTAGCAATTCCTGCAATGACGTTCCACCAATATCTGACTTCCAGAATCGACGGCTTTACTTCCGAAATCGAAGAAGCGGCCAACAGGATTTATAAGGAATTCCTAAAAAGGAATTCTCAAAAGGTTTAA